From a region of the Odontesthes bonariensis isolate fOdoBon6 chromosome 4, fOdoBon6.hap1, whole genome shotgun sequence genome:
- the cdk2ap2 gene encoding cyclin-dependent kinase 2-associated protein 2, with product MSYKPIAPAPSGSNHTPPGSSVPSPSLPSSSNFRPAFSDFGPPSMGFVQPVKVSQGSTYSELLSVIEEMSREIRPTYAGSKSAMERLKRGIIHARALVRECLAETERSART from the exons ATGAGTTACAAACCCATCGCTCCTGCACCGTCTGGCTCCAACCACACGCCGCCAG GCTCTTCGGTGCCCTCTCCATCTCTTCCCTCGTCATCCAACTTTAGGCCAGCTTTCAGTGACTTCGGTCCACCCTCTATGGGCTTTGTTCAG CCTGTCAAAGTGTCGCAAGGGTCCACCTACAGCGAGCTTCTGTCTGTCATTGAGGAAATGAGCCGTGAGATCCGGCCAACATACGCTGGGAGCAAGAGCGCAATGGAGAGGCTAAAGAGAG GTATAATCCATGCCCGTGCACTGGTCCGGGAATGTCTCGCAGAAACGGAGAGAAGCGCCCGCACATAA
- the aip gene encoding AH receptor-interacting protein produces MEEEARKLLEEGIKKKLVSPGKGELSTFPNGTKVVFHYRTSLCDGTVLDDSRSMEGHSKPMELILGKKFKLAAWERVVITMKQGEIAEFTCDIKHTALYPLVSQSLRNISAGKDPLEGQRHCCGIAQIHSHHSLGHKDLDHLQANPQPLVFTIELLEVLPPGSFQLDMWAMTDKEKLNFVPHVHEEGNMLFKQGKIKEASEKYYNGIACLKNLQMKEHPGDENWIKFDQMITPLLLNYCQCQLLLGQYYDVIEHCSSLVFKYENNVKAYYKRAKAHAAVWNETEARADFAKVLELDPSLGPSVSKELRAMEDKLRSKEKEEKGRYKGLFDFNTRPATATTG; encoded by the exons ATGGAGGAAGAGGCACGCAAGCTTCTCGAAGAAGGAATAAAAAAGAAACTAGTCAGTCCTGGTAAAGGAGAGCTGTCGACCTTCCCTAATGGAACCAAG GTGGTCTTTCACTACCGCACCAGCCTGTGTGATGGCACCGTGCTGGATGACTCCAGAAGCATGGAGGGCCATAGCAAACCTATGGAGCTCATCCTGGGCAAGAAGTTCAAACTGGCTGCATGGGAAAGAGTTGTCATCACTATGAAACAAGGCGAGATTGCAGAATTTACCTGCGATATAAAG CACACAGCGTTGTACCCGCTTGTGTCCCAGTCCCTGAGAAACATTAGCGCTGGCAAGGACCCTCTGGAGGGCCAAAGGCACTGCTGTGGAATTGCTCAGATCCACTCCCACCACTCTTTAGGGCACAAAGACTTGGATCATCTTCAGGCCAACCCACAGCCTCTCGTCTTCACCATTGAGCTGCTGGAG GTTCTTCCACCCGGTTCCTTCCAGCTGGATATGTGGGCTATGACTGATAAGGAGAAGCTCAACTTTGTGCCTCATGTCCATGAGGAGGGCAACATGCTCTTCAAACAAGGCAAAATTAAGGAAGCTTCAGAGAAGTACTACAATGGCATTGCCTGCCTCAAAAACTTGCAGATGAAG GAGCATCCTGGAGATGAAAATTGGATAAAGTTTGACCAAATGATCACACCACTGCTTCTCAATTACTGTCAGTGCCAGTTACTCCTGGGCCAGTACTATGATGTCATTGAACACTGCTCCTCCTTGGTCTTCAAATATGAGA ACAACGTGAAGGCCTACTACAAGCGCGCTAAAGCTCATGCTGCGGTGTGGAATGAGACGGAGGCTCGAGCCGACTTTGCCAAGGTGCTGGAACTGGACCCTTCCCTGGGACCGTCGGTGTCCAAGGAGCTGAGGGCCATGGAGGACAAGCTCCGCTCcaaagagaaggaggaaaaaggTCGTTACAAGGGCCTGTTTGACTTCAACACACGGCCAGCCACTGCTACCACG GGTTGA